A DNA window from bacterium contains the following coding sequences:
- a CDS encoding T9SS type A sorting domain-containing protein has protein sequence MISRTQAPAADAKRLTRHGRRYTGFYRRLFGAWLIGMITTGTALGSTPLPIRSQALDEGSPLAIALHDGLALVGAGTRLLVLDASVANTLDTLGKVVTGGEIRAIQVHGHHVFLANGEAGVTIVDIDVPDQPQFVGSIQTQTRVFDLHIDGNTLFIADKGSGLDIYDISTPVAPRFLSHYHMFDGEESGLGLLCVSASNGRAYLGDLHNRSIVNVENPTQPSLVSRVVGAAWDIQIQDTILYLTSNDTERFLTFSIANPDTLLPLDWISATPRYNGSAATLEFSLSGQRAYIGCEQAGLNIVDVSNPRDLRYVTDFDPDEIEPDVHGVAATDSVVYFVSYPHGVFGFIPTDTGDVEAALIYEASNSPLQITSIGSRLFVANYYRGLTEVDLQDVGRPVPTWSLRDHGSFSYTDGLATFQKDSLTYVITCDNDGGFRILDVTNEEQPVVTSETPMNNTKAVAVMGNYAYICAGDNVWVVDISSVYNTSIVTSVYVGVSPVNIDAQNDFVYVATNERGLTILDVHNPHAPTIAATYRQGAVSDVDVVYPRAYVTVRDSGLTVLDVSILPPQRLGHLPWPGQTYAVEVVENLAFVATGHDGLRVYDVARPDSMYEVAYRDSIGNLGYLNIADNSTEYELRRTACLSMINGGVIFIDVAGLFDASRSSLILAGGGNSPDNFEYFAANTNASCNFAYSVLARNRDYGHNVAYMTPQSWQDLDGDGRDDEIVTSDVITPANLRQQILNLRDSQNPDKPNVFHFSGHGHYNEIDLTGNPRDNVTADSLGAWLDRAALDETTKLVILIEACNAGSLIEELNNGRSNRIFIASGGANEACSFFGHESFSTKFWEYVWDGQSVWQAFSAARGWINERDSGQNPLLDANGNGDPLEVQDRIIADDVFIGGRVQDGATLPVILDSPIGVDAFGDTTTVEIRCSGAMENVWYRIYPYGDVDEPGQFPWGTMAAVSYDRYRATLSGLSALSNRANYVIEFNALDDLTNLALPRTAILRIDGGPPPPVSPPDAFELVSYPNPFNTNVRIAFRINNRAPVTIDVWNVLGQRAATLLNETLEPGVHTVNWAGANAAGVSLSSGLYFVRLHTEGNFAASKLLLIR, from the coding sequence GTGATCTCTCGTACACAAGCACCCGCCGCAGATGCCAAGCGCCTGACCCGTCACGGCCGGCGGTACACCGGATTCTACCGCCGCCTGTTCGGCGCCTGGCTGATCGGCATGATCACAACAGGAACGGCATTGGGTTCAACACCGCTGCCAATTCGCTCCCAGGCATTGGATGAAGGTTCGCCACTTGCCATTGCCCTGCACGACGGGCTGGCGCTCGTGGGCGCAGGTACCCGCCTGCTCGTGCTCGACGCATCCGTCGCCAATACGCTCGACACGCTTGGAAAGGTTGTCACCGGCGGAGAAATCCGCGCGATTCAAGTGCACGGGCATCACGTATTCCTGGCCAACGGCGAAGCCGGAGTGACCATCGTGGACATTGATGTGCCTGACCAGCCGCAATTCGTCGGCTCCATTCAGACACAAACACGTGTCTTCGACCTGCACATAGACGGCAACACACTTTTCATTGCAGATAAGGGCAGCGGTCTCGACATCTATGACATTTCCACTCCAGTCGCCCCGCGTTTCTTGTCGCACTATCACATGTTTGACGGCGAGGAGTCCGGTCTGGGACTGCTCTGCGTCTCGGCAAGCAATGGCCGCGCCTACCTGGGCGACCTCCATAACCGCTCCATTGTCAATGTCGAGAATCCGACCCAACCCAGTCTGGTGTCGCGCGTCGTCGGCGCCGCTTGGGATATTCAGATACAAGACACCATTCTCTATTTGACATCCAATGACACCGAGCGCTTTCTCACGTTTAGTATCGCAAATCCAGATACGCTGCTGCCCCTCGATTGGATTTCCGCAACACCACGCTACAACGGATCGGCCGCCACGCTCGAATTCAGCCTGAGTGGCCAGCGCGCGTATATCGGCTGTGAACAGGCCGGCCTGAATATCGTAGATGTCAGCAATCCCCGCGACTTGCGCTACGTCACAGATTTTGATCCCGACGAGATCGAACCCGATGTGCACGGCGTCGCGGCGACCGACAGCGTGGTCTATTTTGTCAGCTATCCCCACGGCGTGTTCGGTTTCATACCGACCGACACCGGCGACGTGGAGGCCGCGCTGATTTACGAGGCGAGTAACTCACCGTTGCAGATCACCTCAATCGGTTCCCGGCTGTTTGTCGCTAACTACTACCGTGGACTCACGGAAGTGGACTTGCAGGACGTTGGCCGCCCCGTGCCGACATGGAGTCTGCGCGATCACGGCTCCTTCAGTTACACCGATGGCTTGGCCACGTTTCAAAAGGACTCCCTCACCTACGTCATCACGTGTGACAATGATGGCGGTTTCAGGATCCTTGACGTGACAAACGAAGAGCAACCGGTTGTGACGAGCGAAACGCCTATGAACAACACAAAGGCTGTCGCCGTCATGGGCAACTATGCGTACATTTGCGCCGGCGACAATGTGTGGGTCGTGGATATCTCCTCGGTCTACAACACGTCTATTGTAACTTCGGTGTATGTCGGCGTTTCACCCGTCAATATTGACGCGCAGAACGACTTCGTCTATGTTGCGACAAACGAGCGTGGCCTAACGATTCTTGACGTGCACAATCCGCACGCACCAACAATTGCCGCGACCTATCGCCAAGGCGCGGTCTCTGACGTGGATGTCGTCTATCCCCGTGCTTATGTGACTGTTCGCGACAGCGGACTAACCGTCCTCGATGTCAGCATACTGCCGCCACAGCGCCTCGGTCATTTGCCGTGGCCCGGCCAAACTTATGCGGTCGAAGTCGTGGAGAATCTGGCGTTTGTCGCGACGGGTCACGACGGACTGCGCGTGTACGACGTAGCCCGGCCCGATTCGATGTACGAAGTCGCCTACCGCGACAGCATCGGCAATCTGGGCTACCTGAACATTGCGGACAACTCGACGGAGTATGAATTGCGTCGTACGGCATGCCTGTCCATGATCAATGGCGGAGTGATCTTCATTGATGTCGCAGGATTATTCGACGCAAGCCGTTCTTCACTCATCCTTGCCGGCGGCGGGAATAGTCCCGACAATTTTGAGTACTTCGCTGCCAACACCAATGCATCATGCAACTTCGCGTACTCAGTGCTCGCCCGGAATCGCGATTACGGCCACAACGTCGCTTATATGACCCCGCAATCTTGGCAGGACCTTGACGGTGACGGACGAGATGACGAAATTGTGACGTCTGACGTGATTACACCCGCGAATCTACGGCAGCAGATTCTGAATCTGCGCGACTCGCAGAATCCGGACAAACCCAACGTGTTCCATTTCTCCGGGCACGGCCACTACAATGAAATTGACTTGACCGGAAATCCGCGCGACAATGTCACGGCCGATTCGCTCGGTGCCTGGTTAGATCGGGCCGCTCTGGATGAAACGACTAAACTTGTCATCCTGATTGAAGCCTGCAATGCCGGTTCCCTTATCGAAGAACTTAACAACGGCCGGTCCAACCGCATTTTCATCGCTTCAGGCGGCGCAAATGAAGCGTGCAGCTTCTTCGGCCACGAGAGCTTCTCCACGAAGTTTTGGGAATACGTTTGGGATGGACAGAGCGTCTGGCAAGCGTTCAGTGCCGCGCGCGGTTGGATCAACGAACGTGACAGCGGGCAGAACCCGTTGCTCGACGCGAACGGTAACGGAGATCCCCTCGAAGTGCAGGACCGCATCATCGCCGACGACGTCTTCATCGGCGGCCGCGTCCAAGACGGCGCCACGCTCCCGGTGATTCTTGATTCTCCGATTGGCGTGGATGCGTTCGGCGACACGACCACGGTGGAAATTCGCTGCAGCGGTGCAATGGAAAACGTCTGGTACCGCATCTATCCGTACGGAGACGTTGACGAGCCCGGACAATTCCCGTGGGGCACGATGGCCGCCGTCAGCTACGACCGATATCGCGCAACTCTGTCCGGTCTTAGCGCCTTGTCGAACCGCGCCAACTACGTGATTGAATTCAATGCGCTCGACGACTTGACAAACCTCGCTCTGCCACGCACGGCGATTTTGCGCATTGACGGCGGCCCGCCGCCGCCTGTGTCGCCGCCCGACGCTTTCGAACTGGTAAGCTACCCCAATCCGTTCAATACCAACGTGCGCATCGCCTTTCGCATCAACAACCGCGCCCCGGTGACGATTGACGTCTGGAATGTCCTCGGTCAGCGGGCGGCGACTTTGCTCAATGAAACTCTCGAGCCCGGCGTGCACACAGTTAATTGGGCCGGGGCCAACGCCGCCGGTGTGTCGCTGTCCTCAGGTTTGTATTTCGTTCGCTTGCACACCGAAGGCAACTTTGCCGCTTCGAAACTCCTACTAATTCGTTAG
- a CDS encoding sigma-54-dependent Fis family transcriptional regulator, with the protein MSAKYVPRVLIVDDIRDTVEDFTDMLRGMAECVPAYSADEARARITSSNFDLILLDYDLGQGNTGLDILKFLADRRLDTPVIIISVHVDYQLVKEVLFAGAVDFLGKTPDRSELRSVVERGLAKGLEARASRALKSDVNKLFAAKRTWLATGISPAIVAVNNEVMTIAPAEIQVLITGESGTGKERIARAIHEYSLRKAGPFVAVNCAGLDANWADSELFGHVKGAFTGADSLRKGAFEKAHGGTLFLDEIGDMDVDVQMKLLRVLEQKEFKRLGGDDLMKTDVRVICATNVDMEKGVAAGKFRLDLFQRVKAATIHIPPLRQRREDIPGLVAELLSDIRVELKKNTLTITNEALRALQANDWIGNTRELGNLLLNAAYHCPDGRLDVQHVAPARGIAVNPSRYKDAKNEILEQFQFEYWKTLWAYCGGNKSEMARVSGVSRQGIRKILERYAIEVTPVSSETI; encoded by the coding sequence ATGAGCGCAAAATACGTTCCCCGTGTTTTGATCGTTGACGACATTCGCGACACGGTCGAAGACTTTACCGACATGCTGCGGGGAATGGCCGAGTGCGTTCCGGCGTACTCGGCCGATGAAGCCCGAGCCCGCATCACATCGTCTAACTTTGATCTCATCCTGCTCGATTACGACCTCGGGCAGGGCAACACCGGGCTCGATATCCTCAAGTTTCTCGCCGACCGCAGGCTCGACACTCCGGTTATTATTATCTCGGTACACGTGGACTATCAACTTGTGAAAGAAGTGCTCTTTGCGGGTGCCGTGGACTTTTTGGGCAAGACGCCCGACCGCTCTGAGTTGCGTTCCGTCGTTGAACGTGGCTTGGCGAAGGGGCTCGAAGCCCGCGCCAGCCGGGCCCTGAAGAGCGATGTCAACAAGCTGTTTGCCGCCAAGCGCACGTGGCTCGCTACCGGTATCAGCCCGGCCATCGTTGCCGTGAACAATGAGGTCATGACCATCGCACCTGCCGAGATACAAGTGCTCATCACCGGAGAGTCCGGCACAGGTAAAGAGCGGATTGCCCGCGCCATTCATGAGTACAGTCTGCGCAAGGCCGGACCGTTTGTGGCGGTAAACTGCGCCGGCCTCGACGCCAATTGGGCCGACAGCGAACTGTTCGGTCACGTCAAAGGTGCTTTCACCGGAGCGGACAGCCTGCGCAAAGGCGCGTTCGAAAAAGCCCACGGCGGTACGCTGTTTCTTGATGAGATCGGCGACATGGATGTGGACGTCCAGATGAAACTGCTGCGGGTCTTGGAGCAGAAGGAATTCAAACGCCTTGGCGGTGACGACCTGATGAAGACCGATGTCCGCGTGATTTGCGCGACGAATGTGGACATGGAGAAAGGCGTCGCCGCCGGAAAGTTCCGGCTGGACCTCTTTCAACGCGTCAAAGCCGCCACCATTCACATCCCCCCGTTGCGTCAACGTCGGGAAGATATCCCCGGACTCGTCGCCGAGCTGCTGTCAGACATTAGAGTTGAACTGAAGAAGAACACCCTCACGATAACCAACGAAGCGTTACGCGCATTGCAGGCCAACGACTGGATCGGCAACACCCGTGAACTGGGCAACCTCCTGCTCAACGCCGCCTATCACTGTCCGGATGGGCGGCTGGATGTTCAGCACGTCGCCCCGGCGCGCGGCATTGCTGTCAATCCCTCGCGCTACAAAGACGCCAAGAATGAAATCCTCGAACAATTCCAATTCGAGTATTGGAAAACGCTCTGGGCCTATTGCGGCGGCAACAAATCTGAAATGGCTCGAGTGTCCGGTGTATCACGCCAGGGCATTCGCAAGATCCTGGAACGTTATGCCATCGAGGTAACCCCTGTTTCCAGCGAAACCATATGA